The sequence GCCTGAGATTGGATCATCGTATAAAACGCAAATGATTTTTGCCATGATGTTGCTCCTCATTGAGTAAAAGTAGACAAGCGGCTTAGGCTCATAAAGCCCCAACACATTGTTTCAACATTATTTTATGTTTCGCCGTCTTGCCTAATTTTGCATAAAGTCGCCCCTCTGGCTAATCGTTTGATCTGATGAGGTGATCGCTGTGGGTGATGAGCGTGGGCGCAGGTTTTTTATGGCGGCGCCCTCAAACCCAAAACAAAATCACCAAGGCATGAGGAAACGAATGGCATTAGGCAGTAACGATTAGGCACGCTGCGCTTTACGCCACCCTACAACTCAGCAATAAGCGCCGCGACGATCAAAGAACGCAGTGACATACCAAGGTTTACTGTGTCCACTATTTAATAGCCATCACGTTGACCGTTATGCGTAGGCTGGCCCGCGGCCCATGCAGATGATTCAGGAGCACTGGCTCATTTGAGATCGTGGGCACACTTCGCCTTACCCACCCGACCCAATCGCAATAAACCATGATTCATCAATGGGTCGATCAGACAAACCCCATAATGCTCAAAGCCTATGCTTACCCACAAAAAAAGCGTGACTCAGTCACGCTTCACTCATCGCCACCCATCAACGTTGGGTTTGCTCGGCAATTTTTTTCAAGTATTCATTGTTCTTAAACGCAATCATGATCAACTCGAAGCTGATGCGACAGCTAATGAGGCCCAACACCAACACAGCGATGCCTTGACCTGCATGGCCACTGAACAGCATCAAGACGCCGCTTATAATAATCAGCGCGCTGGAAATCCAGTAAAAAAACACTAAAATACTGGGGGTAATCAACCGATCAAAACCTAATAAATCTTTCATAAATCATCCTGACGTCTGGTAAAATTAATCGTCATATCATAGCATCCTTAAAAATAACACACTACTTTTCAAACACAAGCCAATCTTTGTGTCGCCTTCTGTGTTGGTTGGTCGCTGGCCGCCGCCCCAAACCAGGCCAATTCAGGCTGTAATGCCACCACTTCTCCAATCACGATCAAGGCCGGCGTCGGTGCGCCTTCGGCTAAAGAGGCCAGTTCGGCCAGCGTGCCGATGCGGACGCTTTGCGTCGGCAAAGTGCCGTGACTGATGATGGCCACTGGCGTGTCGTGGCCGCGGCCATATTGAATTAAGGCAGCGCTGATGTCGGCGGCTTTAATCGTACCCATATACACCACCAAAGTTTGCCGCCCACGCGCCAGCGTGGCCCAGTCTAGCTCGTCACCGTCGGGGCGGCAGTGGCCGGTCACGAACAGCGCCGTTTGGGCATGGTCACGGTGCGTTAACGGAATGCCGGCATAAGCCGTCGCACCTAAAGCCGCAGTAATGCCTGGCACCACCGTAAAGGGAATGCCGGCCTTGGCCAACACGCTCAGCTCTTCGCCACCACGGCCGAATACGAATGGGTCGCCGCCTTTTAGCCGCACCACGCGCTTACCCGCCAAGGCATAGTCCAGCAGCAGCTGATTGGTTTGCTGCTGCGCCACTTGGTGGCCGCCGGCGCGCTTGCCCACGGCGATTTGATCGGCATCGCGGCGAATCAGCTTCAATACCTCGGGCCCAACTAGGGCATCATAAAACACCACATCGGCGCTTTGAATCGCCTGTAGACCATTGAGGGTCAACAACCCAGCGTCTCCTGGCCCGGCCCCGACCAAAGTCACCGATCCAAGGCTGGGTTGATGGCCATCTAGCTGCGCTTCAAGTACGGCTTCTGCCGCCTGCAATTGACCGCTGCGCGCGGCTTGTTCGAATGGGCCGTTGAAGAGGCGCTCCCAAAAATAGCGCCGTTCATTAAAACTGTGAATACGCGCCTTCACCCGCGTGCGCCAAGCCGCGGCTAAAGTAGCCATACTGCCCAAATGCTGGGGCAATATGGCTTCAATGCGTTCACGCCACTGGCGTGCCAAAACGGGCGCCGCGCCTCCACTGGAAACGGCGATCTGAATCGGCCCGCGCTCAATCACGGCAGGGGTAATAAAGCGGCACAGCGCCTGATCGTCCACCACATTCACCAGGCGATGGCGCGCTTCAGCGGCCAAAAATACTTGCTGATTTAAGGCTTGATCGTCGGTGGCCGCAATCACCAGCCACACCCCGTCGATCTGGGCCGGCTCAAAATCGGCTGCCAGCCACGACACCGTACCGGCATCTAACCAGCCCTGAATGGCCTGATTGACCTTGGGTGCCACCAACTGCACCTGCGCTTGGCTGTTTAATAGGGCTGCGATCTTACGCTCTGCCACCATGCCGCCGCCCACCACTAAGACGGGCTTGTCGGTTAAATCTGCAAACAAAGGGAAATAGGCCATACGGCGTCCTTAAAGCGAAACCAAAACCCTAATTTAGCCATCTAGACGTAAATAGTAAAATACCCAATTGGCCTTAGCTCACAACCAAACGTTATATACGCACGCCACACTCACCGCTCTAAACCCCTTCTTCACTTTGGCTTATTCAGTCATCTTTACCCCATATGGTTTTTGGTTATAAGCACAGCTGTTAATGTTATTTTACACGTCTAGACGTCTGTTGCTACGATGGCCTTATGACAAAAACAAGCATGGAGTGACTTTTATGGTCAGCCAAATCAACCCCTTGCCGTGGCAACCCCCGCAGGCAACGACTGCAGTACTAAATGCCTTGGCAGATAAAATCCGCCTCTTAGACATTCGCCTGCGCTACATCACCGAGCAAGCGCTAGACAGCCGCTTGGCCTCCAGCCTCGCCGCCGAAGACATGGTGCTCACCGATGCCATTGCGCGCCAGCAGCTGCCGATTACCATCTTCACCCTAGCCACCGGCAAGCTACCGCTCGAAACCTTGGCCTTACTGCCTCAGGTTCAGCGCCGCTACGGACTCACTGTGACCACCGTAGCACCAGACCCAGAGGCTACTGCTGCCTACGAAGCCAAGCATGGTGCGTTCGCTTTTTACGACAGCGTGCCGCTGCGCCAGCGCTGCTGTCACATTCGTAAAATTGAACCCTTAAATCGCGCCTTAGTAGGCGCCGATGCTTGGCTTACCGGCCAACGTCAGGCGCAATCGGTGACCCGCGCCACGCTGTCGTTTCATCAGCTTGATGACGAACGGCAAATGGCCAAATTCAACCCGCTGTTTGATTGGTCAGAGGCTGACGTTTGGGCCTACATCCAGCATTTCGACGTGCCCTGCAACGCTTTATACCAACAGGGTTATCCCAGCATTGGCTGCGACCCTTGCACCAAAGCCGTACGCGCCGACCAAGACATCCGTGCCGGCCGCTGGTGGTGGGAGCAACAAGACAGCAAAGAGTGTGGCCTCCACCCTTCCTCTCAATCCAACCCAAGCGAGTCTTAGTATGACCACATTACACACTACCCACCTTGACTGGCTTGAAGCCGAAGCCATCCACATCATTCGTGAAGTGGCAGCCGAAGCCCGCCACCCCGCGCTGTTGTTTTCCGGCGGCAAAGATTCTGTCGTGCTGCTGGCCCTAGCCTGTAAAGCCTTTACTTTTGGTGATCGGCCCTTGCGGCTGCCGTTTACGCTGGTGCACATCGACACCGGCCACAACTACCCCGAAGTCATTGCCTTTCGCGACCAAACCGCGGCGCGCGTAGGCGCACCTTTGGTGATTGGCCACGTAGAAGACTCCATCGCCAAAGGCACGGTGGTGCTGCGCCACGCCACCGATTCACGCAATGCAGCTCAAGCCGTGACGCTGCTAGAAACCATTGCCGAGCAAGGGTTTGATGCCCTAATGGGCGGGGCTAGACGCGATGAAGAAAAAGCCCGCGCCAAAGAACGTATTTTTTCTTTTCGGGATGAATTCGGCCAATGGGATCCTAAAGCTCAGCGTCCAGAGCTTTGGTCGCTCTACAACACTCGCCTGAACGCGGGCGAACACATGCGCGTTTTCCCTATTTCCAACTGGACCGAGCTAGACATCTGGCAATACATCGAGCGCGAAGGTTTGGCGCTGCCCGACATTTATTACGCCCATCGGCGCGAGGTGGTCGAGCGCCGCGGCCTGTTGGTGCCGGTGACGGCCTACACGCCAAAGGCGGCCAACGAAGACAGCAGCGTGCGCTCGGTACGGTTTCGCACCGTCGGCGACATCAGCTGCACCTGCCCTGTGGCCAGCGAAGCGGCCACGCCCGCCGACATCATCCGCGAAACCGCCCTGAGCCAGATTTCTGAGCGCAGCGCCACCCGCCTAGACGACCAGGTTTCTGAAGTCGCCATGGAAGAACGTAAACGCGCCGGCTATTTTTAAGCCCAGACCCAACCGCCCCATTGCAGCACGAAAAGGACCCTTATGAGCACCCAACCTTCTGTTTTAAGATTCATCACCGCCGGCAGCGTCGACGATGGTAAATCGACCTTGATTGGCCGTCTGCTGTACGACAGCCACGCCCTCTTAAGCGACCAGCTGGATCGACTTCATCACGACCACAGCAAGCGCACCGACGACGGCGTGCCAGATTTTGCCTCGCTCACCGACGGCCTTGCGGCGGAACGAGAACAAGGCATCACCATCGACGTGGCCTATCGCTACTTCAACACCGCTGAGCGTAAATTCATCATTGCCGACACGCCTGGCCATGAACAATACACCCGCAATATGGTCACCGGCGCCTCCACTGCCCACGCCGCCATTGTGCTGATCGACGCCAGCCGCCTCGACTTAAGCCAGAGCGAGCCGCAGCTATTGCCCCAAACTAAGCGCCACAGCGCCTTATTGAAGCTATTGGGTTGCCCTCACATTGTGGTGGCGGTTAATAAGCTGGACTTACTCAATCACGATCAAGGCGCTTTTGAGGCGATTACCGCCGCCTATGCGCGCTTGGCTGACAGCCTAGGCCTACAGCCTGAGCAGATCCACTATGTACCGATTTCGGCGCTCTACGGCGACAATATTGTCGCCGCCAGCACCAATTTACCTTGGTATCAAGGCCCAGCCTTATTGAGCTTATTGTCTGGCCTGAGCACCGACCGCAGTCTACCCGACGACGCTAAAGCCGCCATTTTCCCCGTCCAGCGCGTGGCCAGACAGGATGGCAGCGCCGCCGATGATTTTCGCGGCTACCAAGGACGGCTAGAACAAGGCCAGCTCAGCGTAGGCCAGCCGGTATGGATCGAACCTGCGGGCAAGCTCAGCCACATTCAATCCTTGCTCGGCCTAGAAGGCGCCGTGACCCACGCCCAAGCAGGCGACCTCCTCACCTTAACCTTAACCGAAGACATTGATGTGTCGCGCGGCGACACCATTGTGGCGGCCAATTCACCCTATCTAGCCACCAAACGGTTGACCGCCTCTCTGTGCTGGTTTGACCAACGTCCGCTCAATCCGGCTCGGCGCTATTGGCTCAAACACGGCACTCAAACCGTGTACGCCAAGGTCAGTCAAGTGCTGAGCGTCTGGGACGTCCACACCCTCAGCCACGGTAGCGAAGCCGAAACCTTAGCCTTAAACGACATCGGCAGCGTCCAGCTCAGCCTACAGCAGGCCATTGTGCCCACGCTGTACCAAGACAACCCCAATACCGGCGCTTTCATCCTCATCGATGAAGCCACCAACCAAACCGTGGCGGCAGGCATGATCACGGCGCTGAGCCAATAAGCTCCTTCCCATTCATCTAAGAACACGACCACAAAGGATTCTCATGAGCGCGCTTGCTTTTCCGCTTGACCCTGCACTTGCCCAGCAGCTGACGGCGCTGAACGCCACCCAGCTTGCCTGGCTATCCGGCTATTGTTGGGCACAAAGCCAAACCGACCCTCTCAATCTAGAGGCGCTGTTGACGCCGACGGCCACCGAAGTGGCGGCACGGCAAATCACCATTTTATCGGCCTCACAAACCGGCAATGCGCGCCGCGTTGCCGAAGCCTTACTGTTGCGCCTCGATGGCTTGGGCCTTAAAGTGCGCCTAAGCGGCGTGGCCGACTACAAAAGTAAGCAACTGAGCCAAGAGGACATCGTGCTGTTGGTGACCTCCACCCAAGGCGAAGGCGAGCCGCCGGAAGAAGCCATTCCCCTATATCAATATCTATTCGGTAAAAAAGCGCCCGACCTGAGCGCCTTGAGCTATGCCGTTTTGTCCTTAGGCGACAGCTCTTACCCTGATTTTTGTCAGGCCGGCAAAGACTTTGATGAGCAACTGACACGCCTAGGCGCTACCCGCCTGAGCCCACGGCAAGATTGCGACCTTGACCACGAAGCCGACGCCGACGCTTGGTGTGCCCAAATCAGCCAGACCTTGGCCGCACTGGCGCCGACGCAGACGGCCGCCGCAACGGTCGCGACCGCCACAGCACCGGCCAGCGCCTACACGAAAGCCCAGCCGTATCACGCCACCCTGTCGCTGCGCCAAAAAATCACCGCCAGCGGCGCCGCCAAAGACATTCAGCACGTGGTCATCGACTTAGGCGATTCCGGCATCCACTATCAGCCCGGAGATGCGCTTGGCGTTTGGCCCAGCAATGAGCCAGCATTAGTCGACGCCATTCTGGCCGCGACTGGCTTTAACGGCGATGACCTGGTCACCCTCACCGACGGCCAACAACAGCCGCTGCGCGCCGTGCTGTTACACCATGCCGAACTGACCCAAAACACGCCGCAATTCGTGAAAGGCTATGCCCAACTGGGCCAGATTGAGCCCTTACTGGCCTTCATCGACGACGCCAAGGCCTTGAATGACTACATAGCCAGCACGCCCATTGTCGCCATTTTGCGCCGCCATCCTTTGTCGCCCAGCGTCCTTGATGCCCAAACTTTTTACAGCCTGCTGCGGCCGCTGACGCCCCGCCTGTACTCCATCGCCTCGGCCCAAGCGGAAGTGGACAACGAAGTACACCTCACGGTGGCCCTGACCCATTTTGAACACGAAGGTGAATCCTTTAACGGCACCGCCTCGGGATTTTTGGGCGCCCGCTTGCAAGAAGACGAATCGGTTCAGGTTTACATTGAGCCCAATCCGCATTTTCGTCTGCCCCACGACCCCGCCACCGACATCATCATGATCGGCGCCGGTACCGGCGTGGCTCCCTATCGCGCCTTCATGCAGCAGCGCGAATATGAAGCCGCCAGCGGCAAGAACTGGCTGGTGTTCGGCAATCAACGCTTCATCGATGATTTTTTATACCAAACCGAATGGCAGCAATGGCACAAGCAAGGCCTGCTGCACCAAGTTAGCCTGGCCTGGTCGCGCCAGAATCCACAGCAAAAAACCTATGTTCAAGATCGGCTGCGTCAAGAAGCTGTACAGCTATGGCAATGGCTGCAAAACGGTGCCCACCTCTATGTTTGCGGCGACGCCAATCGCATGGCGCGCGACGTTGAAGCGACCTTACTTGAGCTGATCGCCGCACAAGGCCAGCTCGATGCCGACGACGCCCGCGACTATTTAAACGACTTACGCGAACAAGGGCGCTATCAGCGCGACGTGTATTAAACCCATAAGATGACCCTAGGAACCCACATTATGTCTACCACCCCCGACCCCAAAGCCAAGCTGCCCAATGCACCGCTGTCCGATAACGAGCGCCTTAAAGGCCAGAGCCAACACCTGCGCGGCAGCATTGCCGCCGACCTCCACGACGGCCTCACCGGTGGTTTTAACGGCGATAATTTCCAGTTGATTCGCTTTCACGGCATGTATGAACAAGACGACCGCGACATCCGCGCCGAGCGCGTGGCCCAAAAGCTGGAGCCGCTAAAAAACGTGATGCTGCGCTGCCGCCTGCCTGGCGGCATCATCAGCCCCCAGCAATGGCTAGGCATCGACCAATTTGCCAGCGAACACACCCTATACCAAAGCATTCGCCTCACCAATCGCCAAACCTTTCAGTTTCATGGCGTGCTCAAAGACGACATCAAGCCCATGCACCAATGGCTGCACCAGCTGGGCCTTGACTCCATCGCCACCGCCGGCGACGTCAATCGCAACGTGTTGTGCACGTCGAATCCGGTTGAATCTAAGCTGCATCAACAAGCTTATGAATGGGCCAAGAAGATTTCTGAGCATCTATTGCCGCAAACCCGTGCCTATGCCGAAATTTGGCTAGACGGCGAAAAGCTGCACAGCAGCGAAGACCAAAGCGTGGTCGAGCCGATTTTGGGCGACCACTATCTGCCGCGTAAATTTAAAACCACGGTGGTGATTCCGCCCTTAAACGACGTCGACATCCACGCCAATGACTTAAACTTTGTCGCCATTGCCGAAGACGGTGAGCTAGTAGGCTTTAACGTATTGGTAGGCGGTGGCCTATCCATGGAGCACGGCAACCAAGCCACCTACCCCAATACCGCCCGTGAATTCGGCTTCATCCCCTTAAGCCATACCCTCGCTGCGGCAGCGGCCGTGGTCACCACGCAACGTGACTGGGGCGACCGCAGCAACCGTAAGGCCGCCAAAACCCGCTACACCTTAGAGCGGGTGGGCACAGAAGCCTTTATTGCCGAGGTGGAAGCGCGCATGGAAACCGCTTTTGCACCGATTCGGCCCTATCACTTTGACGCCCGCGGCGACCGCATTGGCTGGGTAGCGGGCACGGATGGCCGCTGGCATTTAACCTTATTCATCGAAAACGGCCGCCTCATCGACGCCGACCAGCCGCTGAAAACAGGCGTGCGTGAGCTGGCTAAAGTTCACCAAGGCGATTTTCGCCTCACCGCCAACCAGAACCTCATTGTGGCCAATGTGGCTGAGGCCGACAAAGCCGACATTGAAGCCATTGCCCGCGCCCACGGCCTCATCCGCGCCGAGCTGACGCCGCAGCGGCAAGCCTCGATGGCCTGCGTGTCTTTGCCCACCTGCCCATTAGCCATGGCCGAGGCCGAACGCTTCTTGCCCGAATTCGTCGACCAGATTGAGGCCATTATGGGCCGTCACGGCGTGGCCGAAGACGACATTGTTCTACGCGTTACGGGCTGTCCCAACGGCTGTGGCCGCGCCATGCTGGCCGAAATAGCCCTAGTCGGCAAGGCCGTTGGCCGCTACAACCTCCATCTAGGCGGCAACCGCACCGGCACACGCATCCCCCGCTTGGATCGCGAGAACATCACCGTCGCCGAAATTCTGACACGGCTGGACGAACTGATCGGCGCTTGGGCGCGCTCGCGCAGCCCCCACGAAGACTTTGGCGATTTTGTCATCCGCAGCGGCGTAATTAAGCCTGTACTCAATCCCGCCCTCGACTTTTACCACCCTGAGCGCGTCAGCGCCTAGCCCGGAAGGATGCCCTTATGTCTATCTTCACCCAACGCTGGCGCCAACGCCTCACTGCCCTGGCTCTTAGCCTCTCCTTGGCGGCCTGCGGCAGCGCGCCCGACACCACCAATGGCCACGACATTGAACTCATGAACGTGTCCTACGACGTCACCCGCGACTTCTACCAAGCCTATAACCCGATGTTTGTGGCCGAATATGAGGCGGCCCATCCCGGTAGCCGCGTGCGCATTGCTCAATCTCACGGCGGCTCAACCAAACAAACCTTGGCCGTGGCCAACGGCTTGCCGGCCGATGTCGTGACCATGAACCAAAGCAGCGACCTCAATTTGCTGGTGTCGCGCCAGCTGGTCGCGCCCGACTGGGCTAAGCAACTACCCAATGGCGCCATGCCCTACACCAGCACCACGGTGTTTTTAGTGCGCACTGGCAACCCCAAAAACATCCGCGACTGGGCCGACCTTGTCGGCCACGATGCCCAAGTGATTTTTGCCAATCCGAAAACCTCTGGCAACGGTCGCTACGCTTTTTTGGCCGCCTATGGCAGCGCCTTAAAAACCCATCACGGCGATCATGACGCCGCCCGAGCCTATATGCGCACTCTATTCCAAAACATCCCTGTTTTAGACAGCGGCGGGCGTGCTGCCACCACCACCTTTGTGCAGCGACAAATTGGCGACGTACTCGTTGCGCCTGAAAATGAGGCCCAACTGGCCAGACGTGAATTCGGCCCAGACGCTTTTGAAGTGGTCTATCCCAGCTACTCCATCGTCATCGAAAGCCCCATGGCAGTGGTTCAGCCGGTGACGCAAAAAAAAGGCAGCCAGGCCGTCGCCACGGCGTATTTACAAGGCCACTGGGCTAAGCCTGCGCAAGATTTAGCCGCCTCGCTGTTTCTACGCCCGCAAGACCCTGAGGTTTTGGCCGCCCATACCGCGCAGTTTCCTAATATTGAACGCTTCTTGGCCCAAGACGTTTTTGGCAGCTGGGACAGCATCATGACCACTTATTTTGCCGATGGCGGCGTGCTGGATCAAATCAGCCAACCGCCGCGCTGAATTCGGAGCCCACTATGCGCTTATTGACCACCGCCACCGTTCTACCTGGCTTTCGCCTCAGCCTGGCCGTGTCGATTTTATGGCTGTCGCTGCTGGTGTTTTTACCCTTCATCATGCTGGCCTTAAGCATAGGCAATATGGGCTGGGCCAATGCGTGGCACACCGTCACCGACGCCCGCGTGCTGGCGGCGCTGTGGCTTACCCTCAAGCTGTCGCTATACGCCACCCTCATCAATATGGTGTTTGGCACGCTGTTGGCCTGGGTCTTGGTGCGCTATGACTTTTGGGGCAAAAGCCTGCTAAATGCGCTAGTCGACCTGCCGTTTGCCCTTCCCACGGCGGTCACCGGCATCGCCCTAGCCACCCTGTATGCGCCTAACGGCCTGATTGGCCAATGGCTGGCGAAAATCAACGTCAAGGTGGCCTTTACCCCCAACGGTATTTTATTGGCCCTCATCGTCGTCAGCCTGCCGTTTGTGGTGCGGGCGGTGCAGCCGGTTTTGGCACAGCTACAGCCAGAATGGGAAGAAGCCGCCACCACGCTCGGGGCCACGCGCTGGACGATTTTTCGGCGGGTGCTGCTGCCCGAACTGATGCCGGCCTTATTGATGGGATCGGGCATGATGTTTGCGCGCGCCACAGGAGAATATGGCTCAGTGATCTTCATCGCCGGCAATCTGCCGTTTGTGTCAGAAATTCTGCCCCTCATCATCAACGCCAAATTGGAACA comes from Neisseriaceae bacterium CLB008 and encodes:
- the cysI gene encoding assimilatory sulfite reductase (NADPH) hemoprotein subunit yields the protein MSTTPDPKAKLPNAPLSDNERLKGQSQHLRGSIAADLHDGLTGGFNGDNFQLIRFHGMYEQDDRDIRAERVAQKLEPLKNVMLRCRLPGGIISPQQWLGIDQFASEHTLYQSIRLTNRQTFQFHGVLKDDIKPMHQWLHQLGLDSIATAGDVNRNVLCTSNPVESKLHQQAYEWAKKISEHLLPQTRAYAEIWLDGEKLHSSEDQSVVEPILGDHYLPRKFKTTVVIPPLNDVDIHANDLNFVAIAEDGELVGFNVLVGGGLSMEHGNQATYPNTAREFGFIPLSHTLAAAAAVVTTQRDWGDRSNRKAAKTRYTLERVGTEAFIAEVEARMETAFAPIRPYHFDARGDRIGWVAGTDGRWHLTLFIENGRLIDADQPLKTGVRELAKVHQGDFRLTANQNLIVANVAEADKADIEAIARAHGLIRAELTPQRQASMACVSLPTCPLAMAEAERFLPEFVDQIEAIMGRHGVAEDDIVLRVTGCPNGCGRAMLAEIALVGKAVGRYNLHLGGNRTGTRIPRLDRENITVAEILTRLDELIGAWARSRSPHEDFGDFVIRSGVIKPVLNPALDFYHPERVSA
- a CDS encoding phosphoadenylyl-sulfate reductase, which translates into the protein MVSQINPLPWQPPQATTAVLNALADKIRLLDIRLRYITEQALDSRLASSLAAEDMVLTDAIARQQLPITIFTLATGKLPLETLALLPQVQRRYGLTVTTVAPDPEATAAYEAKHGAFAFYDSVPLRQRCCHIRKIEPLNRALVGADAWLTGQRQAQSVTRATLSFHQLDDERQMAKFNPLFDWSEADVWAYIQHFDVPCNALYQQGYPSIGCDPCTKAVRADQDIRAGRWWWEQQDSKECGLHPSSQSNPSES
- the cysT gene encoding sulfate ABC transporter permease subunit CysT; this encodes MRLLTTATVLPGFRLSLAVSILWLSLLVFLPFIMLALSIGNMGWANAWHTVTDARVLAALWLTLKLSLYATLINMVFGTLLAWVLVRYDFWGKSLLNALVDLPFALPTAVTGIALATLYAPNGLIGQWLAKINVKVAFTPNGILLALIVVSLPFVVRAVQPVLAQLQPEWEEAATTLGATRWTIFRRVLLPELMPALLMGSGMMFARATGEYGSVIFIAGNLPFVSEILPLIINAKLEQFDVQGAAAVALFMLLISFVILLTLNVSQWLLTQRMERRS
- the cysD gene encoding sulfate adenylyltransferase subunit CysD produces the protein MTTLHTTHLDWLEAEAIHIIREVAAEARHPALLFSGGKDSVVLLALACKAFTFGDRPLRLPFTLVHIDTGHNYPEVIAFRDQTAARVGAPLVIGHVEDSIAKGTVVLRHATDSRNAAQAVTLLETIAEQGFDALMGGARRDEEKARAKERIFSFRDEFGQWDPKAQRPELWSLYNTRLNAGEHMRVFPISNWTELDIWQYIEREGLALPDIYYAHRREVVERRGLLVPVTAYTPKAANEDSSVRSVRFRTVGDISCTCPVASEAATPADIIRETALSQISERSATRLDDQVSEVAMEERKRAGYF
- a CDS encoding sulfate ABC transporter substrate-binding protein, with protein sequence MSIFTQRWRQRLTALALSLSLAACGSAPDTTNGHDIELMNVSYDVTRDFYQAYNPMFVAEYEAAHPGSRVRIAQSHGGSTKQTLAVANGLPADVVTMNQSSDLNLLVSRQLVAPDWAKQLPNGAMPYTSTTVFLVRTGNPKNIRDWADLVGHDAQVIFANPKTSGNGRYAFLAAYGSALKTHHGDHDAARAYMRTLFQNIPVLDSGGRAATTTFVQRQIGDVLVAPENEAQLARREFGPDAFEVVYPSYSIVIESPMAVVQPVTQKKGSQAVATAYLQGHWAKPAQDLAASLFLRPQDPEVLAAHTAQFPNIERFLAQDVFGSWDSIMTTYFADGGVLDQISQPPR
- the cysG gene encoding siroheme synthase CysG — encoded protein: MAYFPLFADLTDKPVLVVGGGMVAERKIAALLNSQAQVQLVAPKVNQAIQGWLDAGTVSWLAADFEPAQIDGVWLVIAATDDQALNQQVFLAAEARHRLVNVVDDQALCRFITPAVIERGPIQIAVSSGGAAPVLARQWRERIEAILPQHLGSMATLAAAWRTRVKARIHSFNERRYFWERLFNGPFEQAARSGQLQAAEAVLEAQLDGHQPSLGSVTLVGAGPGDAGLLTLNGLQAIQSADVVFYDALVGPEVLKLIRRDADQIAVGKRAGGHQVAQQQTNQLLLDYALAGKRVVRLKGGDPFVFGRGGEELSVLAKAGIPFTVVPGITAALGATAYAGIPLTHRDHAQTALFVTGHCRPDGDELDWATLARGRQTLVVYMGTIKAADISAALIQYGRGHDTPVAIISHGTLPTQSVRIGTLAELASLAEGAPTPALIVIGEVVALQPELAWFGAAASDQPTQKATQRLACV
- a CDS encoding sulfate adenylyltransferase subunit 1; its protein translation is MSTQPSVLRFITAGSVDDGKSTLIGRLLYDSHALLSDQLDRLHHDHSKRTDDGVPDFASLTDGLAAEREQGITIDVAYRYFNTAERKFIIADTPGHEQYTRNMVTGASTAHAAIVLIDASRLDLSQSEPQLLPQTKRHSALLKLLGCPHIVVAVNKLDLLNHDQGAFEAITAAYARLADSLGLQPEQIHYVPISALYGDNIVAASTNLPWYQGPALLSLLSGLSTDRSLPDDAKAAIFPVQRVARQDGSAADDFRGYQGRLEQGQLSVGQPVWIEPAGKLSHIQSLLGLEGAVTHAQAGDLLTLTLTEDIDVSRGDTIVAANSPYLATKRLTASLCWFDQRPLNPARRYWLKHGTQTVYAKVSQVLSVWDVHTLSHGSEAETLALNDIGSVQLSLQQAIVPTLYQDNPNTGAFILIDEATNQTVAAGMITALSQ
- a CDS encoding DUF4282 domain-containing protein, whose amino-acid sequence is MKDLLGFDRLITPSILVFFYWISSALIIISGVLMLFSGHAGQGIAVLVLGLISCRISFELIMIAFKNNEYLKKIAEQTQR
- a CDS encoding assimilatory sulfite reductase (NADPH) flavoprotein subunit, giving the protein MSALAFPLDPALAQQLTALNATQLAWLSGYCWAQSQTDPLNLEALLTPTATEVAARQITILSASQTGNARRVAEALLLRLDGLGLKVRLSGVADYKSKQLSQEDIVLLVTSTQGEGEPPEEAIPLYQYLFGKKAPDLSALSYAVLSLGDSSYPDFCQAGKDFDEQLTRLGATRLSPRQDCDLDHEADADAWCAQISQTLAALAPTQTAAATVATATAPASAYTKAQPYHATLSLRQKITASGAAKDIQHVVIDLGDSGIHYQPGDALGVWPSNEPALVDAILAATGFNGDDLVTLTDGQQQPLRAVLLHHAELTQNTPQFVKGYAQLGQIEPLLAFIDDAKALNDYIASTPIVAILRRHPLSPSVLDAQTFYSLLRPLTPRLYSIASAQAEVDNEVHLTVALTHFEHEGESFNGTASGFLGARLQEDESVQVYIEPNPHFRLPHDPATDIIMIGAGTGVAPYRAFMQQREYEAASGKNWLVFGNQRFIDDFLYQTEWQQWHKQGLLHQVSLAWSRQNPQQKTYVQDRLRQEAVQLWQWLQNGAHLYVCGDANRMARDVEATLLELIAAQGQLDADDARDYLNDLREQGRYQRDVY